CCGTTCATGGTCGTCCAGGCCGGTCTGGCCGCCCTGTTGACCCGGGTCGGGGCGGGCACCGACATCCCCCTGGGCACTCCGGTCGCGGGGCGCGCCGACGAGACGCTGGACGATCTGGTCGGCTGCTTCCTCAACACCCTCGTCCTGCGTACCGACACCTCCGGCGCCCCCACCTTCCGCGAACTGCTGGACCGGGTCAGGGACACGGATCTCGGTGCCTACGCCCACCAGGAGCTGCCGTTCGAGCAGCTGGTCGAGGCCCTCAACCCGCCCCGCTCACCTGCCCGGCACCCGCTGTTCCAGGTCATGCTCGCCTTCCGGCCCGGCGCCGAACCGCACCTCGACCTGCCAGGCCTCACTGCCCGGAGTCTCCCCGTGGAGACCGGCGCGACGAAGATCGACCTCACCTTCAACCTCGGCGAACGGCACGCCGGCGACGGCTCCCCGGACGGCATCGAGGGCATCCTCCAGTACAGCGCCGATCTCTACGACCGGGCTACGGCCGAGGAGCTGGCCGCCCGCCTGGAGCGGCTGCTCCGGGCCGCTCTGGCGGATCCCGACCGGCCCGTGGGCACACTCGACATCCTCGGCCGGGACGAACGGCGGCGCCTGCTCGTCGAGTGCAACGACACCGCGCGGGAGGTTCCGGAGACGGCCTTCCACCGGATGTTCGAGGCGCGGGCGGCTGAGACACCGGACGCGGTGGCCGTGACGGACGCGATCACCAGCCTGACCTACAACCAACTCGACGTGCGCGCCGACCGGTTGGCGCGAGCGCTGACCTCGGTCGGCGCGGGACGCGGCCGTGTCGTCGCCTTCTCGCTGCTCCGGTCCGTCGACCTCGCGGTGGCGGTGCTGGCCGTTCTCAAGGCGGGCGCGGCCTATCTGCCGCTCGACCCGGAGCACCCGGTCGAACGGACCGCCTATCTGCTGTCCGACGCCGGCCCGGTGTGCGTCATCGCCAGGGACCCGGTCGGCGTCGGCTGTCCGGTCGTGAGTCCCGACGCGGACGCCCCCGGCACCCTCTTGAGTGACGCCCGCCCGGCCGACCCGGCCTATCTGATCTACACCTCCGGCACCACCGGACGCCCCAAGGGGGTGGTCGTCGAACACCGCAACCTCACCACCTACGTGGCCCGTTGCGTGTCGGCGTACCCGAGTCTGCGCGGCGCCTCGCTGCTGCACGCCACGATGTCCTTCGACGCCACCGTGACAAGCCTGCACGGGGTGCTCGCCGCGGGCGGGCGGGTGCACATCGCCGCCGTCCACGAGGCGGGCGCGGAACCCTTGCCCGGCGGCTACACGTTCCTCAAGGCCACGCCGAGCCATCTCGCGCTGCTGCCCGCCCTGCCGTACGACATCTCGCCCACCGAGGAGTTCATGCTCGGCGGCGAGGCCCTGGTCGGGGAGGCCCTGCGCGTCTGGCGCCGGGACCATCCCGACGTACGGCTGATCAACCACTACGGCCCGACCGAGCTCACCGTCGGCTGCACCGACCACCGCATCGACCCAGGCGACGACCTGCCGTCCGGCCCGGTGCCCATCGGGCGCCCCATGTGGAACACCCGCGCCTACGTCCTGGACGCGTGGCTGAACCCGGTGCCCGCCGGCGTCGAGGGTGAGCTGTACGTGGCCGGCGACCAGGTGGCCCGGGGCTACTGGAACCGGCCCGGGCTGACCGCCGGACGGTTCGTCGCCGACCTGTACGGGCCGCCGGGTGCCCGGATGTACCGCACCGGCGACCTGGCCGTGCGCCGGGCCGACGGCGTCCTGGAGTTGCGGGGACGGGCCGACGGTCAGCTGAAGATACGGGGCCTGCGGATCGAGCCCGGCGAGATCGAGGGGGTACTCACCGCGCACGACGACGTCGACCAGGCCGCGGTGGTGGTCGGCGAGGACCGGACCGGCGTACGGCGGCTGATCGGCTATCTCGTGGGACCGGACACCGAAGCCGGAATCGACGTGCGGGCGTACGCGGCGGAACGGCTGCCCGGTCACATGGTCCCCGAGGTGTTCGTGATGCTCGACGCCCTGCCGATGACACCCAACGGCAAGCTGGACCGGGCCGCGCTCCCCGCGCCGCCCGATGTCACGACCGCCCAGGGGACGCGTGCGCCGCGCACTCCGCAGGAGGAGATCCTGCGCGGGCTGTTCGCCGAGATCCTAGGTCGGGATCCGCACGGTGTGGGCGTGGACGACGGTTTCTTCGACCTCGGCGGCGACAGCATCACCTCCATCCATCTCGTCAGCCGCGCCCTCACGGCCGGGCTGCGGCTCACCCCGCGCGATGTCTTCGAGCAGCGGACGATCGCCGGACTCGCCGCGGTGGCCACGGCGCGTCCGGCCCCGGCACGGGGGCCCGCCCTGGAGCCGGCGGTCGGCGAACTGCCGCTGACCCCGGCGATGCACCGGCTTCGTGAACGCGGCGGCCCCATCGGCTCGTTCAGTCAGTCGGCGCTGTTCGTGACACCCGCCGACGCCGACGAGAAGCGTCTGGCGGGCGCCCTCCAGGCAGTACTCGACCACCATGACGCGCTGCGGATGCGTGTGACGACCGCCGGTGACTGGACCGCGTACATCCCGGCTGCCGGGAGCGTGGACGCGGTCGGGCTGCTGGATCGGGTCGCCGTGCCGGACGGCGATTTCGGTGCGGTGATCGAGCATCTGGTGGCACGACTAAGCCCGGAACAGGGTGAGTTGGTGCGCGCGGTCTGGCTCGACGCCGGGGCCGACCGGCCCGGCAGACTGCTGCTGACGGTGCATCATCTGGCCGTGGACGGGGTGTCCTGGGGGATTCTCCGGGCCGATCTGGCAGCCGCCTGGCGCGAGGAGGAACTGCCGTCGCCCGGCACTCCGTTCAGGCACTGGGCCCGACTGCTGGAGCGCGAGGCCGATGCCCGGACCGGTGAACTGGCCGTCTGGCAGGACTTGTTGGACGTCCCCGACCCGCTGCTGGGCGCCCGGCGCCCCGACCCGGCGCAGGACGTCGTCGCCGTAATGCGCCACCACACCCGGACCCTTCCGGCCGAACTGGCCGCCGACCTGCTCAACGCGGTGCCCGCCGCCTTCCACGCCGGCCCTGACGACGTCCTGCTCGCCGCCCTCGCCGTCGCCTTCGCACGGTGGCGGCACCGTCCGGCGCTGCTGCTGGACGTCGAGCGGCACGGGCGCGAGGAACTGGCCGAGGGGGTCGACCTGTCCCGGACCGTGGGCTGGTTCACCAGCGTCGTGCCGGTGCGGCTCGACCTCACCGGCCTCGCCCTGGACGACTCCGCCGAGGTCATCAGGAGCGTCAAGGAACAGCTGCGCGCCGTACCCGATCACGGCATCGGCCACGGTCTGCTGCGCCACCTCAACCCGGCGACCGGACCCGTTCTCGCCGCGCTCCCGGTCCCGCAGATCGGCTTCAACTACCTGGGTCGCACACCCGCCGCAAGCGCGCGGGCGGCCGACTGGTCGCCGGCTCCCGAGGCGCTTCCCGGGTCGCTCGCCCTCGGCGCCGCCCACGACCCCGCCCTGCCCGTCACCCACGGCCTGGAGATCACCGCCGTGGCCACCGCCGAAGGGCTGCGGGCCACCTGGTCCTGGGCTCCCGGCATCTGGTCGGTGGACGACGTACACGCCCTGGCCGGGCTGTGGTGCGACGCCCTGACCGCCCTGACCCACGCCACCGCGGAGGGCGGACGGACCCCGTCCGACCTGCCGCTGGTGTCGCTGTCCCAAGCAGAGATCGCCGAACTCGAAGCCGAGTTCGGAAGCGAGTGGAGGTAACCCACGGTGACCCGGTCCGGAATCTCCGACATCCTGCCCCTGTCCCCGCTGCAGGAGGGGTTGCTCTTCCACGCCCTGTACGACGACGACCGCAGTCCCGACGTCTACGCCGCCCAGCAGGTCCTGGAGCTGACGGGCGAGGTCGACCCCGCCGCCGTACGGGCCGCCGGGCAGGCCCTGCTCGACCGGCACCCCAACCTGCGCGCATGCTTCCGCCGCCGGGAGGCCGGACAGCCGTTCCAGATCGTGCCCACTGACGTCGAACTCCCGTGGTCCGAGACCGACTTGTCGGCGTATGACGAGCGCGACCGGGACAGCGCATGGCAGCGGCTGCTCGACGCGGAGCGCACCCGCCGCTTCGACCTCGCCAGGCCGCCGCTCCTGCGCCACCTGCTCGTCCGCTGGGCCCCCGACCGCTACCGGCTGGTGATCACCAACCACCACATCCTGCTCGACGGCTGGTCCAAGCAGCTGCTCGTCCGTGAGTTCAGCGCCCTGTACGCGGGCGAGCACCCGACCGCGCTCCCGACCGTGCCGCCGTACCGCGACTACCTCGCCTGGCTGGCCCGGCAGGACCGCGCCGCCGCCGAACGGGCCTGGCAGGACGTCCTGTCCGGCTTGCCCGGGCCCACCCTTCTGAGCCCCGCCGCCCCCACCACGCCCGTCCTCCCCCGTGAACTCGTCGTCGAACTGCCCGAGGAGCTCACCGCCCGCGCCGACACCACGGCACGCTCGCTCGGTGTCACCCTCAACACCCTTGTCCAGGGCGCCTGGGGCCTCCTGCTCGGCAGGCTGACCGGGCGTTGCGACGCCGTCTTCGGCCAGACCGTCACCGTCCGTCCACCCGAACTGCCGAACGTGGCGTCGATGGTCGGCTTCTGCATCAACACCGTGCCCACCCGCGTCTGTTGGGACGAGGAGGACAGCGTCGCAGACCTCCTCACCGGCATCCGGAGCCGACAGGCGGAACTGCTGCCGCACCAGTATCTCGGCCTCGCGGACATCCGGCGCGCCACCGGCACGGGTGACCTCTTCGACACCCTGCTGGCGTTCGAGAACTACCCCGCGTCCGCCGCCAAGGGCGCGTCCGAGGTCACCCGGCTCACGGCCCGTGACGCCACCCACTACCCGCTCACCCTCTCCGTCCTCCCCGGCCGCCGCCTCGCCCTGCGCCTGTCGTACCGGCCCGACCTGTACGACGAGACGGGCGCCCGCGCCCTGTTGGACCGTTTCGCCATGGTGCTGGCAGCCCTGGCGGCCGACCCGGCACGTCCTGTCCGCGAGGTGGAGGCGCTGCTGCCGGACGAGCGGGAACGCCTCCTCGCCCGTCCGGCCACCGAGCCCGCACCGGCAGCCGTCACCCTTCCCGAGCTGTTCGCCGAACAGGCCGCCCGCACTCCCGACGCCCCGGCCGTCGTGCACGAAGGAACCCGTCTCACCTACGCGGAACTGGACGCGCGGTCCAACCGCCTGGCACACCTGCTCGCCGAACGGGGCGCGGGTCCTGAGCGGTTGGTCGCCCTGGCCCTGCCCCGCACCCCTGACCTCGTGGTGGCCGTACTGGCGGTGCTGAAGACCGGGGCCGCGTATGTACCGATGGATCCGGAGTACCCGGCGGAGCGGCTGGCGTTCATGCTGGCCGACGCGGACCCGGTGCTGCTACTGACGGCGGACGACGAGGCGGCGGAACCGCGAGCCGGTGACGTGCCCGTGGTCACCGTGGCCGAGTCGGTCAACTACCCGGCGTCCGCACCACAGTTGCCGCTTCCAGACCCCGCCGGCATGGCCTACGTCATCTACACATCGGGTTCCACCGGTCGCCCCAAAGGTGTCTCGGTGCCGCACTCCAACGTCGTTCGGCTCTTCGAGTCCACCCGGCACTGGTTCGACTTCGGGCCGGACGACGTGTGGACGCTGTTCCACTCCTACGCCTTCGACTTCTCCGTGTGGGAACTGTGGGGTGCGCTGCTGCACGGCGGCACACTCGTGGTCGTGCCGTTCGCGGTGAGCCGTGAACCGGAGGAATTCCTGCGGCTGCTCGTCCGGGAGCACGTCACCGTGCTGAACCAGACGCCGTCCGCCTTCGGCCAGCTCCTGCGCGCGGACGCCACCCTGCCAGATCTTGGGCGTGAACTGGCCCTGCGTCACGTCGTGTTCGGCGGTGAGGCACTCGACTTCACCCGGGTAGGCGAGTGGTACACCCGGCACCCTCAGGACGCGCCCGTCCTGGTCAACATGTACGGCATCACCGAGACTACGGTCCATGTCACCGGCCTGCCGCTGACCAAGGGCGCGGAACGGGCCGCCCAGGGCTCGATCGGACACCCGATCGCCGACCTGCGCGCATACGTGCTGGACGCCGGTCTGCGGCTCGTACCGCCGGGTGTCACCGGTGAGTTGTACGTCGCCGGGGCGGGACTGGCCCGCGGGTACCTGGGCCGGCCGGGGCTGACGGCCGGGCGGTTCGTGGCCGATCCGTTCGGGAACCCCGGGGAACGCATGTACCGCACGGGTGACCTGGCGCGCCGGTCGGCGGACGGTGAACTGGAGTACGCGGGCCGGGCCGACGACCAGGTCAAGATACGCGGCTTCCGCATCGAACTCGGCGAGGTGGAGGCGGCGTTGGCAGGCCATCCCGAGGTCACCGAGGCGGTCGTCGTCGAGCGGGACGGGCGGCTGGTCGGTTACGCGGTGGGCGGCGCCGCCCTGGACGCGGAAGACCTGCGCCGCCACGCGGGTCGTACGCTCCCCGAGCACATGGTGCCCAGCGCCGTGGTGGTCCTGGACCGGCTGCCGTTGACCGCGAACGGCAAGCTGGACCGGGCCGCCCTGCCAGAGCCGGTGGCCCCGTCCGGTGGGGGCCGCGCCCCTCGTACTCCCCAGGAGGAGATCGTCTGCGGTCTGTTCGGCGACGTCCTCGGCGTGGCGGCACACCGGGTGGGCGTGGACGACGGGTTCTTCGACCTCGGCGGCGACTCCCTGCTCGCCATGCGGCTGACCGACCGGATCAGGGGCGCGCTCGGCACCGCACTGCCCGTCCGCGCGGTCTTCGAGGCACCGACTCCGGCCGGACTGGCCGAGCGCCTGAGCGCCGAAGACACCGTACGACGCCCCGAACTCACACCGTACGTACGCGGCCAGGCCCCGATTCCGCTGTCGTACGCCCAACAGCGCCTGTGGTTCCTGAGCCGCCTCGACGCGGGAAACAGCACGTACACCGTCCCCTGGGCCCTACGGCTCACCGGCCCCCTCGACCGATCAGCACTCCAGGCCGCCCTCGCGGACCTCGTGGCCCGGCATGAACCGCTCCGTACGGTCTACCCCGACTTCCAGGGCACCCCGTACCAACGCGTCCTCGACCCGGAGGCGGGCCGGCCTGACCTCGCCGTGGCGGCGACCACCGAGGCCGAACTCCCGGCACTGCTCACCGCCGCCGCCCGGCATCGCTTCGATCTGTCGTCCGAACTCCCCCTGCGCGCCACCCTGTACACGCTCGACGCCGACACGCACGTCCTGCTGCTACTCGCCCACCACATCGCTGTCGACGGCTGGTCCATGGCACCGTTGATGCGCGACCTGGAGACGGCGTACGCGGCACGAAGCACCGAGAGCATCCCGGAGTTTCGCCAACTGCCGGTCCAGTACGCCGATTTCGCGCAGTGGCAGCGCGACCTGCTGGGCGTAGCAGCATCGCCCGAGAGCTTGATAGGCCGTCATATCGCCTACTGGCGCGAGGCTTTGTCCGGTGCTCCCGGCGAGTTGCCTCTTCCCGCCGACCGTCCGAGGCCCGCCGAACCCAGCGGCGACGGTGACCGGGCCGCCCTCACCATCGACGGGGAGCTGCACGCGGGACTCGCCGACCTGGCCGCCGCCTCCAAGGTCACCCTCTTCATGGTGCTTCAGGCGGGGCTCGCCGCGCTGCTGACCCGGCTTGGTTCGGGCACCGACATCACCCTCGGCACCCCGGTCGCGGGACGCCCCGACGGCCGACTGGACGATCTGGTCGGCTTCTTCGTCAACAGTCTCACCCTGCGCACCGACACCTCGGGCAACCCCACGTTCCGCGAACTACTCGACCGCGTAAGGGAGTTCGACCTCGCCGCCTACGCCCACCAGGATGTGCCGTTCGACCTCCTCGTGGACGCCCTCAGCCCGGAACGCACCCTCGCCCGGCACCCCCTCTTCCAGGTCGTGATCGCCTTCACCGGCCACTCCGCGCACCCCGGTCTCTCCCTGCCCGGACTGGGCGTGACCCGCGAACCCGTGGAGACCGGCGCCGCCCGCTTCGACCTCTCCCTCTATCTGAGCGAGCGCCGCGACACCGACGGCAGCCCGGCGGGCATCGACGGCATCGCCGAGTACAGCACCGACCTGTTCGACCCGGCCACGGTCGAGCGGCTCACCCGGGTTCTGGTGCGTCTGCTGACCTCCGTCGCCGCCGACCCCGGCCTGCGCATCGAGGACGTGGACCTCCTCGGGGACGACGAGCTCTTCCGGGCACCCGTCAGCACCGCCCTGCCGGAGACAGAGCCCACGACGACGACTGCGGTCACCGGTGGGCAGGAGCCCGCGACCCCGGCCGAGCGCGTCCTCGCCGCGCTCTTCCGTGAACTGCTCAACCTCCCCGAAGTCCCGCTCGACGAGGACTTCTTCGCCCTCGGCGGCGACAGCATCTCCTCGATCCGGCTGGTGAGCCGGGCGGCCGAGGCCGGGGTCGTGATCAGCGCGCGGGACGTCTTCAAGCACCAGACGGTGAAGGAGCTGGCGGCGGTGGCACGCGGTCCGGTCGGCGGGGCGACCGCCGCTGACGACGGCCCGGCCCTCGCCCACATCCCCGGCGACGGAACAGGGTCGGTCCCGCTCACCCCCGTCATGCGGTGGCTGCTCGAACGCGGCGGCCCGATCGGCCGCTTCAGCCAGTCCGTCCTGCTGACGGTGCCGCCGGCGGCCGGCCTGCCGCAACCGGCCGACGCCCTGCAGGCCTTGCTCGACCACCACGACATGCTGCGAGCCCGTCTCGGCACCGGCCCTGGCGCGAGTGCGGACCCGGTGCTCGACGTACGCCCGGCCGGCACCGTCCGAGCCGCCGAGCTGCTCGACCGCCGGGACGTATCCGCCGTGGACGATCTCCGCCCGGCCGTGGCCGAGGAGTTCGACCGGGTCGTGGGCCTGCTCGATCCGGCGGCCGGGGCGATGGCGCGGGCCGTGTGGTTCGACGCCGGACCGGACCGGCCGGGGCGACTGCTGCTGGTCGTCCACCATCTGGCCGTGGACGGCGTGTCCTGGCGCATCCTCGTCCCCGACCTGGAGGCTTCCTGGACGGCTGTCGCGGCGGGCCGACGGCCCGAACTGCCCTCTGTCGGCACGTCGTTCCGCCGCTGGGCCATGGTGCTGGGCGAGCAGGCGCGTACCGCGTCGAGGGTCGCCGAGGCCGAGTTGTGGCACGGCGTCGCGGACGCACCGCGCACCCCGCTGGGCACGCGTCCGCTCGACCCCGACCGGGACACCGCCGCGACGACCCGCTCGCTGCGGCTGACCCTGCCGCCCGAGACCACCGGCGCCCTCCTCACCACCGTCCCGGCCGCCTTCCGTGCCGGTGTCCAGGACGTCCTGCTGACCGGTCTCGCGCTGGCCGTCGCCGACCACCAGGGCTCCCCGCACGTCGTCCTCGACGTCGAGGGCCACGGCCGCGAGGAGCTGGTCGCCGGCCTCGAACTGTCGCGCACCGTGGGCTGGTTCACCTCGCTCTACCCGGTCCATCTGGACCTGGCAGGTGTGGACGTGGCCGACGCGCTGGCCGCCGGACCCGCCCTCGACCTCGCCACCAGCCGGGTCACCGGACGGCTGCGCGAACTGCCCGACCACGGCACGGGTCACGGCCTCCTGCGCCACCTCAACCCCGGCACGGCGGCCGAGTTGGCGAAGGCTCCCGCTCCGTCCATCGGCTTCAACTACCTCGGCCGGTTCACGGCTCCCACCACCACCGGCGCCGAGCCGTGGGCCTTCGCCCCCGAGTCGTCGGCACTCGGCTCCGGCACCGACCCCGGCCTCGCCGCCGCCCATGCCCTCGACG
This genomic interval from Streptomyces sp. B21-083 contains the following:
- a CDS encoding amino acid adenylation domain-containing protein, which gives rise to MTRSGISDILPLSPLQEGLLFHALYDDDRSPDVYAAQQVLELTGEVDPAAVRAAGQALLDRHPNLRACFRRREAGQPFQIVPTDVELPWSETDLSAYDERDRDSAWQRLLDAERTRRFDLARPPLLRHLLVRWAPDRYRLVITNHHILLDGWSKQLLVREFSALYAGEHPTALPTVPPYRDYLAWLARQDRAAAERAWQDVLSGLPGPTLLSPAAPTTPVLPRELVVELPEELTARADTTARSLGVTLNTLVQGAWGLLLGRLTGRCDAVFGQTVTVRPPELPNVASMVGFCINTVPTRVCWDEEDSVADLLTGIRSRQAELLPHQYLGLADIRRATGTGDLFDTLLAFENYPASAAKGASEVTRLTARDATHYPLTLSVLPGRRLALRLSYRPDLYDETGARALLDRFAMVLAALAADPARPVREVEALLPDERERLLARPATEPAPAAVTLPELFAEQAARTPDAPAVVHEGTRLTYAELDARSNRLAHLLAERGAGPERLVALALPRTPDLVVAVLAVLKTGAAYVPMDPEYPAERLAFMLADADPVLLLTADDEAAEPRAGDVPVVTVAESVNYPASAPQLPLPDPAGMAYVIYTSGSTGRPKGVSVPHSNVVRLFESTRHWFDFGPDDVWTLFHSYAFDFSVWELWGALLHGGTLVVVPFAVSREPEEFLRLLVREHVTVLNQTPSAFGQLLRADATLPDLGRELALRHVVFGGEALDFTRVGEWYTRHPQDAPVLVNMYGITETTVHVTGLPLTKGAERAAQGSIGHPIADLRAYVLDAGLRLVPPGVTGELYVAGAGLARGYLGRPGLTAGRFVADPFGNPGERMYRTGDLARRSADGELEYAGRADDQVKIRGFRIELGEVEAALAGHPEVTEAVVVERDGRLVGYAVGGAALDAEDLRRHAGRTLPEHMVPSAVVVLDRLPLTANGKLDRAALPEPVAPSGGGRAPRTPQEEIVCGLFGDVLGVAAHRVGVDDGFFDLGGDSLLAMRLTDRIRGALGTALPVRAVFEAPTPAGLAERLSAEDTVRRPELTPYVRGQAPIPLSYAQQRLWFLSRLDAGNSTYTVPWALRLTGPLDRSALQAALADLVARHEPLRTVYPDFQGTPYQRVLDPEAGRPDLAVAATTEAELPALLTAAARHRFDLSSELPLRATLYTLDADTHVLLLLAHHIAVDGWSMAPLMRDLETAYAARSTESIPEFRQLPVQYADFAQWQRDLLGVAASPESLIGRHIAYWREALSGAPGELPLPADRPRPAEPSGDGDRAALTIDGELHAGLADLAAASKVTLFMVLQAGLAALLTRLGSGTDITLGTPVAGRPDGRLDDLVGFFVNSLTLRTDTSGNPTFRELLDRVREFDLAAYAHQDVPFDLLVDALSPERTLARHPLFQVVIAFTGHSAHPGLSLPGLGVTREPVETGAARFDLSLYLSERRDTDGSPAGIDGIAEYSTDLFDPATVERLTRVLVRLLTSVAADPGLRIEDVDLLGDDELFRAPVSTALPETEPTTTTAVTGGQEPATPAERVLAALFRELLNLPEVPLDEDFFALGGDSISSIRLVSRAAEAGVVISARDVFKHQTVKELAAVARGPVGGATAADDGPALAHIPGDGTGSVPLTPVMRWLLERGGPIGRFSQSVLLTVPPAAGLPQPADALQALLDHHDMLRARLGTGPGASADPVLDVRPAGTVRAAELLDRRDVSAVDDLRPAVAEEFDRVVGLLDPAAGAMARAVWFDAGPDRPGRLLLVVHHLAVDGVSWRILVPDLEASWTAVAAGRRPELPSVGTSFRRWAMVLGEQARTASRVAEAELWHGVADAPRTPLGTRPLDPDRDTAATTRSLRLTLPPETTGALLTTVPAAFRAGVQDVLLTGLALAVADHQGSPHVVLDVEGHGREELVAGLELSRTVGWFTSLYPVHLDLAGVDVADALAAGPALDLATSRVTGRLRELPDHGTGHGLLRHLNPGTAAELAKAPAPSIGFNYLGRFTAPTTTGAEPWAFAPESSALGSGTDPGLAAAHALDVNAVVHDTDTGPHLLADWSWPDGVLTEPEVRALAESWFAALTALVSRTGDNAGTGSGSGLSVAGLSRDELDELAAGLEG